Genomic segment of Aliarcobacter trophiarum LMG 25534:
CTAAAACCCTTTGGGTTATTGACTTTCCTCTTTTAGAGAGGATTTACTACTCTTTAGTTGCTGGTTTTGATGTTTTTGGGAATACTGCTCATCAGCTACTTGTAAGAACTCATATGGATAGATTAAGAGTTGAAGGGGAGAGTAATTTTTTAGAGTTTTTACCACAAAAGAGCAGACTTAATTATTTTAACTCATGGTACATTGGTTGGTTAGCAAAATATCTTACAGTATATACTCCATCACAAAATGAAACAGGAATAAAGTACTACTCAAATGATTACAAATATGAGTTCTCAAATATGTTAATTGATTATACAAAGACAAAGAGAGATAAGATAAATTTTATAGAAAACTGGTATAAACCAACTCCTTTAAAAGAGGTTTATAATACAAAAGAGGAGATAGAAGAGAGCTTTAAATCTTTAGCTGCTCCAAATAGTACAAAGATTACAAAACATTTTACAGATAAAGATGCAAATGCTGTTTTAATTAGAATTATTATGAATAATGGTGAAAATTTCACCTACTCAATGATTGTAAATAGATGGCATGATAATGTAGCATTAATGTTTGATGAAGAGTCTAGGCTAGACCCTACAAAAGATGATATAGATTTTATTGAAGGGTTCATAAGTTCGTATCCTAGCCTTTTTATTGTGTTAAAACAAGATGAATTACCAGACTTCTTTAATACTATAAAGAATTATGAAAGTAAGATAAAATTAAAAGAGCAAATTAGGGATTATGCTATAAACAGAGGAAATCCTGATTTTTGGAAGCACTTTGATTGGTTTAATAATGAATTTAGAAAATCTAATCCTTTAAATTATGGATTATTTGATTTAAATAGATATTATATAACAGTAATAGATGAAAGTAATGAGTGATAATTTAACTATTTGTAGTTATAATTTAAAAAAGAATTTATAGGAAAAGATATGAAAGAGATAGAGAAAATTGATAAAGATTATGTGCTTCATACATATGCAAGAAACTATGTAAACTTTAAAAAGGGTAAAAATGCCACACTTTATGATGATACAAACAAAGATTATATAGATTTTACATCTGGAATTGGAGTTGTAAGTGTAGGGCATGGAAATCAAAGAGTCGCTCAAAGAATTTTTGAACAAGTTTCAAACCTGACACACACTTCAAATTTGTATGCAATAGAGCCTCAAGCTCTTTTGGCAAAGAAAATAAAAGAGCTATCTTCTTATGATGTGAGAACATTTTTTGCAAATAGTGGAGCTGAAGCAAATGAAGCAGCTATAAAAATAGCTAGAACTTATGGTGAGCAAAATTTTGAAAAGAAAAGATATAAGATTATAACTTTAGAGAACTCATTTCATGGAAGAACAATAACAACAGTAAAAGCAACAGGACAGAGCTCTTTTCATCAAAGCAAATTTGCTCCATATCCAGAGGGTTTTTCATTTAATGCAATAGATGATATTTATAACTCAATAGATGATGAAACAGTTGCTGTTATGATTGAGTTAGTACAAGGAGAAGGTGGAGTTTATCCATTTCCTAAAGATAAAATAGAAGAACTAGCAAAGTTTTTAAAAGCAAATAAAATATTATTAATAATAGATGAGGTTCAAACAGGAGTTTACAGAACTGGAGAGTTCTTGGCTTCAAATTTATATGATATAGAGCCAGATATTATAACTTTGGCGAAAGGTCTTGGTGGAGGAGTTCCAATAGGTGCCGTTTTAACAATACACAAAGATATTTGGGGTGCTGGTGACCATGGAAGTACTTTTGGTGGAAACTATCTAGTTACAAGTGCTGGTTTAGAAGTTTTAGATATTTTGGAGAACTACAAAGATAGTGGAAAATTAGACGAAACTATTATTTACTTTACAAAAAAATTAGATGAGCTTTATGAGAAAAATAGAGATATTTTTCTAGCTCATGTTGGTTTAGGACTGATGAGAGGTTTAAGAGTAAAAGATGCAGACACTTTAGCAAGCTTAATCAAAATAGCATTTGAAGAGGGAGTTATGGTTCTAAAATCTGGAAATAATACCCTTAGATTTTTACCAGTTTTAACTATTTTTAAAAGTGAGATAGATGAAGGATTTGTAAGACTTCAAGCTGCAATAGACAAAATAAAAGCTTAAATAAGTTTTAGTTTTTAACTAAGAAAAACTGAGATTAAAATCTCAGTTTTAATTATTTTAAAAGTTGAGCTATATGTTTTTTTGTTTTCTGCTCTCTTTTATCTGCATAATTATAATAATAACAACTGCCAAATCTATCATTACATCTGCAAAATTAAAAATAGCAAACTCAAACATATAGTGCCAATAAAAATAATCAACAACAGCTCCATATGTAAATCTATCCAAAATATTTGATAAACCACCAGCATATAAAAGAGCAATTGGAATATGGTATTTATAAAAAATATCTCTATTTTTGAGAAGATAAATTGTTCCAATAATAACTATAAAAAGTTGAATATATTTTAGATATTCAGCTAAAAAAGAGAGCATAGAGAAAGCAACACCATAGTTGTATGCAAGTTTTAAGCTCATTACACTGCCATTTGCATCCCATCCTAGATTTGCAAAACCATATTTAACTATTTGATCTATAATAAAAATAGATATAAATATAAAAAAGGCTATTTTAAACTGTCTCATAAATTTATAGTGCTTTTTTGAAAAAATCTATTAATATTTGCATAGAGTTTTCTACATCTTTTTTATTTTTCCCCTCAAGTAAAAGTCTGATTTTATTCTCTGTTCCTGAGTATCTAATCAAATCTCTAATTCCTTTTTCTCTGATTGGTTTTAAAATTTCATCTAAACCTTTTATATCTTTTAGAGGGATTTTCTCATTTACTTTCATATTGTGTAATATTTGAGGATATAGAGTAAATGGATTTAAAACTTCACTAGCTTTTTTATTTGATTTTATTATTAAAGCCAAAACTTGAAGAGCTGAAGCCAAACCATCTCCTGTTTTAGCAACATCAGAGAAGATAATATGTCCACTTTGTTCTCCTCCAAAATTTAGACCATTTTGCTTCATTATGTCAAGAACATATTTGTCTCCAACATCACTTCTTAAAAGTTTTATTTGATGTTTTTCTAAATAATCCTCTAAGGCTTTATTTGACATAACAGTTGCAACACAAGAAGAGTGTTTTAGTAAATTCTCATCTTTTAAGTAAACACTTAAAGCTCCTAAAAGCTTATCTCCATCAACAATATCACCTTTTTCATCTATTACAACCAGTCTATCTGCATCACCATCAAGAGCTAGTCCAATATCAGCTCTATATTCAAGAACTTGTTTTGCTACATTTTCAGGATGCATAGCTCCACAATTATCATTTATGTTAAAACCATTTGGTTTATTATTTATTGTAATTACATCAGCTCCAAGCTCTTCAAGAATTGTTGGAGCAACTTTGTATGCTGCACCATTTGCACAATCAAGAACAATTCTAAGACCTTTTAGAGTTAAATCTTTTGGAAAAGAACTTTTAATTACAACTATATATCTTCCAATAACATCATCTATTCTTTTAGATGAACCAATATTTAGCCCTGTTGCTTGCTCGTTAGTTAGCAGTTCATCATTTCTAAAAATCTTCTCAATCTCTTTTTCACTTTCAACACTTAGTTTATTACCATGATTATCGAAAAATTTTATTCCATTATCTTCAAAAGGATTGTGTGAAGCACTAATCATAATTCCAGCATCACATC
This window contains:
- a CDS encoding aspartate aminotransferase family protein; translated protein: MKEIEKIDKDYVLHTYARNYVNFKKGKNATLYDDTNKDYIDFTSGIGVVSVGHGNQRVAQRIFEQVSNLTHTSNLYAIEPQALLAKKIKELSSYDVRTFFANSGAEANEAAIKIARTYGEQNFEKKRYKIITLENSFHGRTITTVKATGQSSFHQSKFAPYPEGFSFNAIDDIYNSIDDETVAVMIELVQGEGGVYPFPKDKIEELAKFLKANKILLIIDEVQTGVYRTGEFLASNLYDIEPDIITLAKGLGGGVPIGAVLTIHKDIWGAGDHGSTFGGNYLVTSAGLEVLDILENYKDSGKLDETIIYFTKKLDELYEKNRDIFLAHVGLGLMRGLRVKDADTLASLIKIAFEEGVMVLKSGNNTLRFLPVLTIFKSEIDEGFVRLQAAIDKIKA
- the glmM gene encoding phosphoglucosamine mutase, with protein sequence MKLFGTDGVRGKAGEFLDVITVIKLAQAAGIYFRKHSTTNKILVGKDTRRSGYMIENALVSGLTSVGYNVIQIGPMPTPAIAYLTESMRCDAGIMISASHNPFEDNGIKFFDNHGNKLSVESEKEIEKIFRNDELLTNEQATGLNIGSSKRIDDVIGRYIVVIKSSFPKDLTLKGLRIVLDCANGAAYKVAPTILEELGADVITINNKPNGFNINDNCGAMHPENVAKQVLEYRADIGLALDGDADRLVVIDEKGDIVDGDKLLGALSVYLKDENLLKHSSCVATVMSNKALEDYLEKHQIKLLRSDVGDKYVLDIMKQNGLNFGGEQSGHIIFSDVAKTGDGLASALQVLALIIKSNKKASEVLNPFTLYPQILHNMKVNEKIPLKDIKGLDEILKPIREKGIRDLIRYSGTENKIRLLLEGKNKKDVENSMQILIDFFKKAL
- the lspA gene encoding signal peptidase II, which gives rise to MRQFKIAFFIFISIFIIDQIVKYGFANLGWDANGSVMSLKLAYNYGVAFSMLSFLAEYLKYIQLFIVIIGTIYLLKNRDIFYKYHIPIALLYAGGLSNILDRFTYGAVVDYFYWHYMFEFAIFNFADVMIDLAVVIIIIMQIKESRKQKNI